The Streptomyces taklimakanensis nucleotide sequence CGGCGGCGAAGTCCACGGTGGCGAGCAGTTCGGCGGCGGCCTCCAGGGGAAGGCTTCCCTCCGCCGGCTCCAGTTCGCTGATCGGGGCGCCGTGGGCGTAGGCCAGGTCGCGGGCGGCGACGGCCGCGGAGTCCGCGGCGGGGGCGCCCTCGCGCAGCAGGACGACCCGGGCGTGCAGCGGTTCCGGTTCCTCCACGCGGTCCCGGAAGAAGTCCTCGGTGTCGTCGGTGCCGGAGAAGGAACCGGCCAGCAGGGCCCGGTGGAGGGTCATCGCCTCCGGCAGGCGGGCGGTCAGGGCCGGGCGGCCGGCGAGCGCGGCGAGGACGGTGGCGCAGTGCCGGGCGACGGCGGCCGCGACGGTCCCCTCGCTCCACAGCAACGGCAACGCGTCGGAGAGCTCGGCGGCCAGGGTCTTGGCGGGATTGCCGTAGGTGGGGACGGCCGGACCGCAGCGCTCGGCCGTCCGGTCGAGCCGGTCGGCGAGCGCGTCCAGTGCGTCGGGCCCGGCGGTGGCCAGGTCGAGCCGGTCGGTGAGGACCAGCAGCGGGGTGAGCAGCGCCCACAGGGTGCCGGGGGCGGCCTGTGGTGCCTCCCCCGGCCGCTCGTAGGCGTCGCGGGGGTCGGGCCCCTCGTACCGCTCGCCCGGAATCCCCGCGAAGGGGACGGCGAGGCCGCGGGCCTGGATGGTGGCCTCGGCCAGCGGGGCGGGTACGGGGCTGACGGAGACCACGGTGCAGCCGCGTCGGTACGCCTGCTCGGCGAGCAGGGCGAGCCCTCCCTCGTGCCCGTCGGGGGTGGCCAACAGCAGCAGGTCCAGCGGCCCGGCCCAGCCGGGGAGCGTCCAGTGCAGGGCGCCGGGATCGGCGAGGGAACCGGTGGGGTGGATCAGGGTGACGGGGACGGCGCCGTTGCCGAAGGCGCCGATGAGGTCGGCGGCGCAGGGAACGGCGGGGCCGGTGCCGGCGACCAGGACGGCGCGGGGCCGTCCGTCGGGACGGAGTTCGGTCAACCCCGCCTCGGTGGCGTGCCGGAGGGCCGTGCGGACACGGGCACCGGACGCGGCGGCTCCGCGCAGTAGGCCGTGGGTGTCGGCGCCGGTCAGGGCATCGGGGGCGTCGAGCAGGGTCTCGTCCAGCATGTGCGGCCTCTCCGGTCGCCGGGGGCGGTCTGACTGCTCAGGCGGGGCGGCGGGCCTCGTCGACGAGGAGGACGGGGATGTCGTCGCGGATCGGGTACGCCAGCTTGCAGTCGGCGCCCTGGCAGACCAGTTCCCCGTCCTCCTCACGGAGGGGGGCGTGGCACGCCGGGCAGGCGAGGATCTCCAGGAGGCCGGCTTCGAGCGGCATGGGGCGTCGTCCCTTCGAGCAGGTGCGCGGGCGCGGTCGCGCGGGTGCGCGGTCGCGCGGTCGTCGTGCGGTCAGCGTACCGCCGGGGCGTCGGGGGCGGTCGGCGGGGACGAACGCGCGGTCCGGTGCCGGGCCCGGGGCGGGCCCGGCACCTTCCGTCCGACGTCGGCCGGGCAACGCGTCCCCGTACGGGGGCGCGTCAGGCGCGGATGATGGCCAGGACCTCGTCGCGGACCCCGGCGACCGTCTCCGCGTCGCGCCCCTCGACGTTCAGGCGCAGCAGCGGCTCGGTGTTGGAGGGGCGCAGGTTGAACCACCAGTCGGCCGCCGTGACCGTCAGCCCGTCCAGTTCGTCCAACTCCAGGCCCTCGCGGCCGAAGTAGGCGGCCTTGACGGCGGCGGCTCGGCCGGCCTGGTCGTCGACGGTGCTGTTGATCTCGCCGGAGGCGACGTAACGGTCGTACCGCGCCACCAGTTCGGACAGGGGGGCCTCCTGCCCGCCGAGCGCCGCCAGGACGTGGAGGGCGGCGAGCATGCCGGTGTCGGCGTTCCAGAAGTCGCGGAAGTAGTAGTGCGCGGAGTGCTCGCCGCCGAAGATCGCTCCGGTGCGCGCCATCTCCTCCTTGATGAAGGAGTGTCCCACCCGGGTGCGCACGGGGGTGCCGCCCGCCTCCCTGACCACCTCGGGGACGGACCAGGAGGTGATGCAGTTGTGGATCACCGTGGAGCCGGGCTCCTTGGCCAGCTCGCGGGCGGCGACCAGGGCGGTGATCGCCGAGGGGGAGACCGGCTCCCCCCGCTCGTCCACGACGAAACAGCGGTCGGCGTCCCCGTCGAAGGCCAGGCCGATGTCGGCGCCGGTCTCCCGCACCCTGGCCTGGAGGTCCACGATGTTGGCCGGATCCAGCGGGTTGGCCTCGTGGTTGGGGAAGGTGCCGTCGAGCTCGAAGTACATCGCGTCCAGCTCGACGGGCAGGTCCTTCAGGACGGTCGGGACGGTGTGGCCCCCCATGCCGTTGCCCGCGTCCACCACGACCTTCAGGGGGCGGATGGCGGTGAGGTCCACCAGGGAGCGCAGGTGGGCGGCGTAGTCCTCCAGGACGTCCCGCCGCGTGACCGCGCCCGGCTTCTCCACCGGTTCGGGGGCGCCGTCGGCGGCCCACTCCTCCACCAGGGCCCGGATGTCGGCCAGTCCGGTGTCCTGGCCGACCGGCGCGGCGCCCGCCCGGCACATCTTGATGCCGTTGTACCTGGCCGGATTGTGGCTGGCGGTGAACATCGCGCCGGGCAGGCCGAGGCTGCCGCTGGCGAAGTAGAGCTGGTCGGTGGAGCAGAGACCGATCTCGGTGACGTCGGCGCCGCGGGCGGCCGCGCCCCGGGCGAAGGCGTGCGACAGGCCCGGCGAGGAAGGACGCATGTCGTGTCCGACCACGATCGCCTCCGCGCCCGTGACCGTCGCGAACGCCGCGCCGAAGAGTTCGGCGAGCCCCTCGTCCAACTGGTCGGGCACCACACCACGTACGTCGTACGCCTTCACGATCTGTGACAGGTCAGGCACGGTCCACCCCTTCTGGAGTTTTTCGGTGTCGCCCCAAATGTAACGGGGCGGTCAGTTGTCGGGGGAACGCAGGACCCGCAGGTGGCCACGGCGGGCCACCTCCATCAGGTCCGTGTCGCGCACGCCGTTCGAACCGGGCTGCTCGGTGGGGGCGGGAGGTTTGCGCCGGGGGGTGCGGGCGGCCTCGCGCACGGCGTCGGCCAGCGCTTCGAGGTCGTCGCCGCTGGGACGCGCGGGGCCCGGGTCCACCGCGAGGCGGACGACCTCCCAGCCGCGCGGGGCCGTCAGCCGCTCCGAGTGTTCGGAGCACAGGTCGTAGCAGTGGGGCTCGGCGTAGGTCGCCAGGGGACCGAGGACGGCGGTGGAGTCCGCGTAGACGTACGTCAGCGTCGCCACGGCAGGGCGGCCGCACGCGGTGCGCGAACAGCGACGTACAGGGCTCACGATGTTGGACGGTACCGCACTCTTGAGCGGGCCGCGACGACTCCCCGGCAGGTCACCCTGTTGTGTCGCCTCGTTCCGTCCGGGCCCCCCGCTCCGGTGGCGTCCGCGTTGACCTGCTGCTCGATGGAAAAGTCCGATTTGCCGGCGCTTCAGGGGCGTTACCGCTTCGTTCGGAGACCGTCATCGAGGAGCGATCAACGATCGAGGAACCTGCCGAAATCGCACCACGAGAAACGGAAGCGATCATTTTCTGGAGCGCTTTCGACAGGGGTCCTCGACGTGAGCTCTCGACGTGGGCCGCGCCCGGACGGGCACGTCCCTCCCGCGCCCGCCCGCCACCGGGCCGCCGCGGCTCCACCACCTCGCGGCGCGCGGTCCGCCGGACGCCGCCGGACGGCTACTCTCAAGACGATGGACAACCCCGTACCGCCCCACAGGCCCGATCCGCGGCCACCGCGTCGCCGGGACCGCCATGGGCGCGGCATGCGCGGCCCCCTCGCCCCGCCGCAGGTGCCGCTGGCCATGAGCCGCGCCGACGCCTTCGACGACCTGGTGCGCGACTCCGCGGACCGGCTGGAGAAGCAGTGGCCACAACTCGCCGGGGTGGAGTTCGTCGTGCAGGAGGTGCCGCCCGCCCCGGCCCCGGAGGACGGCGAGCGGCTCGCCGGCTGGCCGGGCGGGTGGCTCGACGGCCCGGACGGCATCCCCCTGGGCCGGTACGCGGCCGCGCGGGACGGCCACCCCGACCGCATCGTCGTCTACCGCCGCCCCATCGAGCTGCGGGCCAGGACGCGCGACGACCGGGCCCTGCTCGTCCACGAGGTGGTCGTCGAGCAGGTCGCCGAGCTCCTCGGACTGGCCCCGGAGTCGGTCGACCCGCGCTACGGACAGGACTGAGCGAGCCGGCCGGGCGCCGGACCGCTCCGGCGGGCCCGGCGGATCGGCCCCGCTCAGTCCACCAGCACCGACAGGTCCTGTCCGGCCTCGGGCACCGCCACCGTCCCACGGTCGTCGGGGACCGTCTGCACGGTGAACATCGGGACGCCGTCGTCCTCCAGCGACAGCGTCCGGGCGGCGTACACCTCCCCGCCCGACAGCCGCTCGACGGTGATCGCGTAGTGGCCCTTGCCGCCCTCGGGCCGCAGATCGCTCACGGCGGTGGTGGTCCCGGCCTTGAGGGTGAGCGTCCTGTCGACCGCCTTGCCGCCGCCACTGGCCGCCGAGGCCGTCACCCGCACCTTCGCGGCCTTGCCCGGCGCCACCAGCGACAGGATCGTCCCGCCGTCCTTGCTGTTGGTCGCCTCGGCGTCGCTCCCGGCGACCGACGCCCTCTCCCGGATCGGCTCGGTGGCCGGGACGAACGCCGTCTCCCGGGCGCCGCCCTTGCCCCGCACCACCCGTACGGCCGCCACCACCTGGCCTCCCCCACCCTCCTCGGTCGGGGACAGCAGCAGCGAACCCGCCTCGCCCCGGGTGATGTCCCCGAGGTCCACGGCGACCGTCGTCCCCCGCTTGACGTGCAGGGTCTCCTGCCCCGCGGGGGTGATCGTGCCGGTGGGGGTCGCCAGCCGCACCCGCAGGTCGGCGTCCCGCTCCCCGGGCGCGAAGACGACCAGACGCGCGCTGGTGGCGTCCGGCGGGAGTCCGGGCATCACCAGATCGCCGCCGGACCGCCTGGAGGCGGTCAGCCAGTCGCCGCCGAGCTTCTCGTCCAACGACTGCACCTGGGCGCCGATCCGGCCGGTGCGCGCCACCACGTGCAGGACCACGTCCTCGACCGGCTTGGTGGAGAGCGCGGAGAGCAGGACGGGGACGGTGGACCGGCCGGGGACGTTGATGCCCTGGCCGCTGTCGGTCCGCACCGACCCGTCCTCGCCGTACAGCTCCAGGTCGACCACGGCCGTGGAGTCGTCGGGGTTGGTGAGGTGGATGTAGTCCTGACGCTGCTCGGCCGTGCTCGCGCCCGGGAACCAGAACTCCGTGTCGGGGACGGTGCAGGAGAGCCCCTGCAGCCCGCGCCCGGTCCCCACGGTGACGAGGGTGGTCTGCTGGACCGTCCAGCCGGGTGCCAGGCGACCGTCCGCCGAGCCGGTGAGCGCGGGGGAGGCGCTGCCGTCGGTCTCGGCGGTGACGGGGACGCCGGGTTCCTCCAGCGGCACGAACGGCTTGGGAGCGGACTTCCCGCCCGTGCTCCCCTTGCCCCCTTCTCCGCCGCCGCCCTCCAGGGTGCTCCCGGCCGGCAGCAGTCCGGCCCCGTCCTCACCGGTGGTGGCCCGCTCCGTCTTCCCCTTGGGCGTGAAGGCGGTGTACGTCGTCTCGCCGATGTCCGAACCGGTCGGCTTCGGGCACACCAGCGTGGAGCGTTCCACGGGGAGCCGGGACGCGGACGCGGGGGCGGCGGACGGCTCGCCGGAGGGCGCGGTCAGCGCGGCGACGCCGGTGACGGCGGCCAGCGTGGTGGCCACGGCGATCAGGGACTGGGCGGTGCGGTTCATGCGTGGTCGCTCCTGTTGCCGTACGTGGTGCCGTCCTGACCGTAGCCGTCCTGACCGTAGCCGCTCTGGTCGTAGCCGCCCCGGTCGTAGCCGCCCTGGCCGTAGCCGCCCCGGTCGTGGTCACCCTGGCCGTAGCCGCTCTGGTCATAGCCGCTCTGGTCATAGCCACCCTGGCCGTAGCCGCTCTGGTCGCCGTAGCCGTCGTGACCTCCCCGGCCGTACGGGTCGTACCCGTCGTAGGGGGAGGGCACGTACGGGGCCTGCCCGGCCTGCTGCCCGTTCCAGTCCTGCCACTCCCGGTGACCGGAGGCGTACGAGGGCTCGGGCTCGGGCCGGGACTCCGGTTCGGGCCGGGGCTCGGGCTCGCCCGGCCGCTCCCACGTCCGCTCGGGGTCGGTGTCCGCGCTCTCCTCCGTCTCCTGGGCGGCCCGCGGCGGATCGCCCGCGGCCTCCTGCGCCGCCCGCAGCCTGCGGGCCCGGCGCCCCTCCCCCTCGATCGGCTCCGCGGGCACGCTCTCCACCTCGGGCAGGTCGTCGTCGACCTCGCGACGCCGTCCGGGCAACGCCATCACCAGCGTGACCAAGCCCAGGAAGCCCTGGGCCCACACCCATCCGGTGTGCGCGACGGAGGTCTCGTACGTCAGGTCCAACCGGCCGCCCTCGGCGGGGAGTTCGAAGCCCTGGGCCCAGCCGTCCACGGTGAGCGACTTCAGCGGTCGGCCGTCCAGCGTGGCCCGCCAGCCGGGGTCGGCGGCGTCGGCGATCCGCAGCACCCGCCCGGCGGGGCCCGCCGGGATGTCGGCGTGTGCCTCGACGGGTCCCGCCGCGACGGCCACCGGACCGTCCGTCGAGCCCGCGGCGTCACCGCCGGCCGCCGCGCCCTCGCCGTCCCCGGACCCGCCGGGGACGATCACGACGCGGGCGACCTGGGCGTCCACCCGCCACAGCGCGCTGCCGTCCTCCTGGCTCAGCCGGGTCAGGCCCGGAGTCGCGTCCAGCACCCGGCTCATCTGCCGGGGGGCTCCGTCGCGCACCAGGACGTAGCGGACGGCGTAGCCGCCGAGCTGGTCGGCCTGGTCGGCGCCGGAACCCGCGACCAGGTTGCCGACCACCTCGTCCAGCCGCCGGTCCGGGGCGACCGCGCGGGCCACGTCCCCGTCCCCCAGGCGGGCTCCCGCACCGCGCACGAGGGTGTACGAGACCCGGGTCGGCGCGCCGGAGACGGCGTTCCCGGTGCCGCTCTCACCGTCGAGGACGAGGGTGCGCGGCTGGTCGCGGGTGT carries:
- a CDS encoding SIS domain-containing protein; translated protein: MLDETLLDAPDALTGADTHGLLRGAAASGARVRTALRHATEAGLTELRPDGRPRAVLVAGTGPAVPCAADLIGAFGNGAVPVTLIHPTGSLADPGALHWTLPGWAGPLDLLLLATPDGHEGGLALLAEQAYRRGCTVVSVSPVPAPLAEATIQARGLAVPFAGIPGERYEGPDPRDAYERPGEAPQAAPGTLWALLTPLLVLTDRLDLATAGPDALDALADRLDRTAERCGPAVPTYGNPAKTLAAELSDALPLLWSEGTVAAAVARHCATVLAALAGRPALTARLPEAMTLHRALLAGSFSGTDDTEDFFRDRVEEPEPLHARVVLLREGAPAADSAAVAARDLAYAHGAPISELEPAEGSLPLEAAAELLATVDFAAVYLGLAGGGRR
- a CDS encoding Trm112 family protein, with the translated sequence MPLEAGLLEILACPACHAPLREEDGELVCQGADCKLAYPIRDDIPVLLVDEARRPA
- a CDS encoding phosphomannomutase/phosphoglucomutase; amino-acid sequence: MPDLSQIVKAYDVRGVVPDQLDEGLAELFGAAFATVTGAEAIVVGHDMRPSSPGLSHAFARGAAARGADVTEIGLCSTDQLYFASGSLGLPGAMFTASHNPARYNGIKMCRAGAAPVGQDTGLADIRALVEEWAADGAPEPVEKPGAVTRRDVLEDYAAHLRSLVDLTAIRPLKVVVDAGNGMGGHTVPTVLKDLPVELDAMYFELDGTFPNHEANPLDPANIVDLQARVRETGADIGLAFDGDADRCFVVDERGEPVSPSAITALVAARELAKEPGSTVIHNCITSWSVPEVVREAGGTPVRTRVGHSFIKEEMARTGAIFGGEHSAHYYFRDFWNADTGMLAALHVLAALGGQEAPLSELVARYDRYVASGEINSTVDDQAGRAAAVKAAYFGREGLELDELDGLTVTAADWWFNLRPSNTEPLLRLNVEGRDAETVAGVRDEVLAIIRA
- a CDS encoding DUF3499 domain-containing protein yields the protein MPGSRRGPLKSAVPSNIVSPVRRCSRTACGRPAVATLTYVYADSTAVLGPLATYAEPHCYDLCSEHSERLTAPRGWEVVRLAVDPGPARPSGDDLEALADAVREAARTPRRKPPAPTEQPGSNGVRDTDLMEVARRGHLRVLRSPDN
- a CDS encoding metallopeptidase family protein; the protein is MDNPVPPHRPDPRPPRRRDRHGRGMRGPLAPPQVPLAMSRADAFDDLVRDSADRLEKQWPQLAGVEFVVQEVPPAPAPEDGERLAGWPGGWLDGPDGIPLGRYAAARDGHPDRIVVYRRPIELRARTRDDRALLVHEVVVEQVAELLGLAPESVDPRYGQD
- a CDS encoding DUF5719 family protein, with product MNRTAQSLIAVATTLAAVTGVAALTAPSGEPSAAPASASRLPVERSTLVCPKPTGSDIGETTYTAFTPKGKTERATTGEDGAGLLPAGSTLEGGGGEGGKGSTGGKSAPKPFVPLEEPGVPVTAETDGSASPALTGSADGRLAPGWTVQQTTLVTVGTGRGLQGLSCTVPDTEFWFPGASTAEQRQDYIHLTNPDDSTAVVDLELYGEDGSVRTDSGQGINVPGRSTVPVLLSALSTKPVEDVVLHVVARTGRIGAQVQSLDEKLGGDWLTASRRSGGDLVMPGLPPDATSARLVVFAPGERDADLRVRLATPTGTITPAGQETLHVKRGTTVAVDLGDITRGEAGSLLLSPTEEGGGGQVVAAVRVVRGKGGARETAFVPATEPIRERASVAGSDAEATNSKDGGTILSLVAPGKAAKVRVTASAASGGGKAVDRTLTLKAGTTTAVSDLRPEGGKGHYAITVERLSGGEVYAARTLSLEDDGVPMFTVQTVPDDRGTVAVPEAGQDLSVLVD